The sequence TTTACTGAAGAATTGTGGAATAAACTATCGCACGATTTATCGTACGACGCTAATGCGACATAAAACTACAAAGGAGTAAtatctatacatatacatacatccAAGCGTTGAATAATAGAACGTGTATTGTTCTATAGGAGGAGAAACGTCCTGCCGCCGTACAATCGATACATCGTTGCGGTCTACGAGTGCGCGGATGGTTACGTTTTCGTGGACTCGACGACCGACAGGCTTTTTTGCAGTAACGGCACCTGGCTCGGACGTCGTCCGAAATGCGTGAGGGACAATCGTAAGcgtcaatataaaatactcaGCGCAACAATTTCCAAATACACAGCAGAGCAATTCTGCGAGCTTACGCATAcctcaattacatttttcaatccAATATCCACATGAGAATCTATCATCGGTGCAGTTTGTGCGTGACCCGTATGAAACGTGAAATGCGCTTGCTGTTTCAGAATTGCCCAGGGATACGGTGAAACGTTGCGATCAGGGGGCAAGCGAATGCGAGCACGTGTGCGAGGATACGTCGAGCGGCATAAAGTGCTCCTGCTTCGATGGCTTTCGAGCTAAAGGACCGTCCTGTATCGGTAATCCATACGCCCACAGCCGTACACAAATTCACCCCGCTGCATATTCcgcatttttatatcttttgaGGAAAAGTCAAGCTCGCgcacatctctctctcttcctctcttcttttttccccctctatctatctatctatctatctatctatatatctatctctctcttacCTTACCCTCGACATGCGATATTTCCGTCGACATTCTCCGCGAAATTCGCGTGCCGTCTTTGTACTATTGACTACCTGCTCGATATCGATTCGAAGTTGTACCCCCGACTGTTTTCGACGTTTTCCTTCGACGTGCCGGTTTTTCATTCCGCAAATTCATGGAATCCGCCGTGGCGGGAGCACACGCCGGAAGAAATGCCCGCGTCGCGAGACGTCTCGCGGAAGGTGAGGATAATTTTTCACGGCGGGGGATATACATTACGTGCGCACGAGCGCGGTATTATTTCGGCGCACTTCGGGAAACGTGTGTGCGCCCGCATGGACCGTCTTCGTAATCGCGAGTATCGGTTTTGCCGCTTATCGGATTATTTAAGAGTCAGATTCCGCATATTGTTGCGCGCGCGAGATATCGAGCTTAAAACCTGTTGTCGGGAACTCGGCGGGGGGAggaggaaaaatatttctccgCGTTTACCGGAGTTTTCTGTTTTACCGTTTTTCTTCCCCCTTCGTCCCCGCCTTGTAATCACGCGGCGTGTTTGCGGATCGTATCGCATATTGTTGCCCCGATGATTGCCCGATCAGCGTGTAACGTTGCAGCCCGGGGTGCTGCTGCAACACGCGATATCCTGACGCACGCCGATAATACGCGATCGCTGCCGTCGAAATCCCTCACTCCGAATCAATCGCCCGCGCTCGGCGATAAAGCGCTAAATACCTGCACacgttacataaaataaattccgaAGATACCCACCTTCCGCCTCGGCGCAAATTAATTATCCAATTTGGCCCGTCGTTTTATCCGTCGTGTTAAAAAACTTCATCAATCtccgtgtaaaaaaaaagagagagagagagagagagagagaaaaagagagaaagagagaaagaatgaaACGAAAGTTATAGGAATGtttgacaatttaattacGATGTTATTACGCCGTGGAAAATATAAAGCTGCCAAGTGGTGAAAATTCGATTATCTGAGCTGCCTTTTCTCTCTGATATTCCCGCAGACATCGACGAGTGCGCGGAAGGCATTGCGAAATGCGGCGATATTTGCCGCAACGAGCCCGGCTCGTACTCCTGCGAGTGCCGTCGTGGTTTTCAGCTGGGGGCCGACGGCCGCTCCTGCCAAGGTTAGTCATACACGCCCAGGGAGAAAGGTATCTTTTGACTAAATATTTGCCAACCGGTCGTCGTTGCCTCTTTGTATATCGGTAGTTTTTCCATTTACGTTCTACACGTGTCTACGTCACGTTCGAAGGTCCTCCGTAGCATCGGGAGGCGAATTATTTCCGCGGTCTTTGATTCAATGTGTTTCATAAACGGACTTGTCTCTCGTGGGAAAAAACTCACTGTACGTCATTGCACAACACAGACGTCAATGAATGCCTGCCGAACAACGGGCACGGGCCCTGCCAGGGCGCTTGTCGCAATCTCGACGGTGGCTACGAGTGCAGTTGCGCGGATATCCCTGGGTACAAATTAGCCGCCGACAATCACACCTGCGAGGACATCGACGAGTGCGCGCTGAACAACGCCGACTGTTCTCACCTGTGCCTGAACACGCCCGGGAGCGTCTTCTGCCTCTGCCCGGACGGTTTTTATTTGACGAACGACTGGAAGACCTGCCAGGGTAAACGAATATCTCGTGCTTGTATCGTTTCGGTCGATCGTCTTCTATTTTCAAGCCTGTTAATTATGGATATTCATTATCTTGCCATCctgtaaattattcaaatgctCATAGTTTGATTGCGTTATtgcattaacttttttataattagacttttcttcataatttaaatcgatcgattttacgatatttagaatctcttttatatatatctaaaaccTCCTCCCTTAAGtctattaaagttttatttaaactcaAAAGGcgaacattataaaaaatctgatttatatatttttttcttctgcaaAAAGAAACAAACGTAAGTTATCTTCCTTCTTCAGATATTAATGAATGCGAGACAATACCGAAGATATGTGCGGAGAATACCGTGTGCGAGAACACAATGGGCTCGTACAAGTGTACAAGTAAGGTACATCCGCACGTGGTGACGAAGATCCTTCGAGAAAAGGATTACGACGATGAGAATGAGGATGACGAAGACGAGGACAATAACAACGACGACTACGGAGAACAGATTACCGAAGTTCCGCAGAGTCCGAAGTGCGAGAATGGCTTTAAGAGAAACGAAAATTTGGAGTGCGTCGGTAAATACTCATCAGACTATTTAAATTCGCTGCCAATAATGTAATTCACGATACGGTAAAGTCCCGATAATAATAAGCCAATTGAAATATGATGTCTACTGTCTACATATCGgtgtttttgaaaatattgagatttttaacttttcgctttttaattttctcaccgagagaaaaaattgtgCGGTAATCATAACgtcactataatttatagtcacttttcaattcaatttttaatttagttatttaatcatatatgaatTACAGTTTATTTAAGCTATAACAAGTCgtcgtaattataatattgatctaTGTAACTTGTGATTGCCATAATCAAAATCTAGATTTTAATACAGTAAGTAAtatgtactatatataattattcttaccaatatatatatatataatcattttactATACAAATATCACACATTTCTTCTCAACGTAAGTATTTTTTCcaatgtaaaaagaataaaataaaatttcaaacgtTAAAATTGCTCTCAATTTTAGAAAGTGAGATTACGGCGTTTTTTCTTGACATGTTTTTCATCGCgttgattgtttttttttagatataaacgAGTGTGTCGAGAGTGAATCTCACGGCTGCCAGCACGAGTGCGTGAACGAGCTGGGCGGCTACCGTTGCGGCTGTCGACCTGGTTACGAGCTCGAGGTGGACGGCGCGACGTGCAAGGACGTGGACGAGTGCGAGGGGTCACCTCACCCGTGTTCGCACATCTGCCGCAACACCGTCGGCGCGTACGAGTGCGAGTGCCCTGCGGGTCTCGCGCTGACGAACGACAGCGCGACCTGCGTCGAGGAAGCGGTCGGGAACTGCGCCACCCTGACGGAGTCCTGTTCTCACGCCTGCGAGGATACCGCGGGGGGGCCACGATGCGTCTGCCCGATCGGATACGAGCTGTCGGACGACCGTGCGACCTGCATGGACGTTGACGAGTGCGCTCGAGAGGCTCCGTGCTCGCACACGTGCGTCAATCTGGACGGCGGCTTTGTCTGCACGTGTCCGCAGGGTCTGGAGATCCTGGAGCACGTGAGTAAATTTAACTGCACTGACGTAGACGAATGCGGCAGGGACGATCACGGCTGCCAGCATCGATGCGCGAACCTGCACGGCGGATACGAATGCGCCTGCCACCCGGGATTCGCCCTGGACACGGACGGCAAGTCCTGCGTCGACGTCGACGAGTGCGCGGAGGGGTCGCACGAGTGCTCGCACGAATGCGAGAACGAGGGGGGCGCCTACAGGTGCGGGTGTCCTGGCGACATGTCCTTGGACGACACCGGTAGAAACTGCGTTTTCTCCGACTTGTGCAAAATCGCGAATTGCAGCCACGTCTGCGAGAGGATTCGGGACACCTATAGGTGCGTCTGCCGAGAGGGATACGCCTTGCAGAGAGACGGGAGAACCTGCCTGGATACGGACGAGTGTCTCGAGGACGAGCACGATTGTTCGCACGAGTGCGTCAATACACTCGGGAGTTACAGATGCGCGTGTCCGCAGGGTATGAGACTTCTCGAGGACGGTCTCACGTGCGAGGACCCGGTCTGCCCACCGGGACTCCGGCAGGACGAGCGCAGTCAGTGCCAGGATATCGACGAGTGCCTCGAGGACGAGCACGATTGCTCGCACTTGTGCCAAAATGTGTACGCGTCCTACCGTTGCTCGTGTCCGTCCGGCTGGATCCTGGAGGACGACGGTCTCACTTGTGCGAGGCGCGATCCTTGCGCCAACGCCTCGTGCTCGCACTCCTGCGTTCCCGTGTCAGGCACGGGTTACAGGTGCGAATGCCCCCCGGGTTATTTGCTGGACGGGGACACGTGCAGGGACAAGAACGAATGCGAGGACGGGGCGGCGCACGGTTGCAGTCACCACTGCAGGAATCACGATGGTTCCTACTCGTGCTCCTGCCCGGCGGGATTGGAGCTCGGAGAGGATAATCGTACATGCGTGGTCATTCAGGGCGAGTGTGCGAAATCGCAGGAAAATAATAACTGCACTTGCCCCGCTGGATATATTTACTCGCAAGAAGAGCGCGACTGCAAGGACGTCGACGAGTGCCAGGACGAGCGGAAGCACAATTGTTCTCACGGCTGCGTCAACACCGACGGCTCTTACTACTGCGAGTGTCCTTTAGGTTGGCGGCTGCGAGAGGACTCCAAGAGCTGCCAGGAGCCACCGGATGACCCTTGCAAGGATCACGATTGCTCGCACACGTGCGAACGGGACGACGGCCGCGTTCGTTGCGGTTGTCCGGAAGGATACGAGCTAAAGGACGACGGGAAAACCTGCTGGGACGTGGACGAATGCTCCGAAGGTTCTCACGCGTGCAGTCACATTTGCGTAAACGTCGAGGGCGCCTATCGTTGTCAGTGTCCTTCGGGATTTCAGTTGAATGACGATCGCAAGACTTGCCAGGACATCGACGAGTGCTCGTCCGAGGAGGCCGATTGTTCTCACGGTTGTCTAAACACAAACGGTACCTTTAACTGCACCTGTCCCGAGGGATACGTGCTGCAGGATGACGGGAGGACCTGCGACGACGTGGACGAGTGTGTCGCTTCGAACAATCCTTGCTCGCACAGCTGCACGAATCGCAACGGCACTTACGAATGCTCGTGCCCCGCGGGATATCAAATTGCCAAGGACGGCGGGACCTGCGAGGACATTAACGAGTGCGTCCACGATAACGGGGGGTGTTCGCATCTTTGCGCGAACACGGAGGGCGGCGTCGAATGCGCGTGTCCCGAAGGCTACGAGCTACTGAGGGACGACGGCAAGACGTGCGTCGAGATAGACGGGTGTTCCATCGACAACGGGGGATGCTCGCATTACTGTCATCGCGAGGACGGTCGGACGTTCTGCTCCTGCCCGCCGGGAATGGCTCTGTCACCCGAGGACGAGACAGCGTGCGCGTACGAGAACGACTGTCTGCAGGACAACGGCGGCTGTTCCCATCTGTGCTACCACGAGGACGGGAACGTGACCTGCGCCTGTCCGCCCGGGATGATCCTGGCGGAGGATCAGAGGCTCTGCGTGCAAGAGGACGGATGTGCGATCGAAAACGGCGGTTGCTCTCACTTCTGTCACGATCGCGACGGCAACGTGACGTGTTCGTGTCCCGCGGGGATGCTTCTGTCGCGGGACGACGACACCCTTTGCGTTCACGAGAACGGCTGTCTCGTTCGCAACGGCGGATGCTCGGATACCTGCGTCTTCGCGAACAGCTCGGTCGTCTGCGAGTGTCCCGACGGCTACCGTCTGTCGCCGCGGGACAATGCCACCTGCGTGGACATCGACGAGTGCCTGGAGCTTCGGGACAACTGCACCCATCAGTGCTCGAACACTCCTGGCGGCTACGACTGCACCTGCAACGCCGGCTTCTCGCGAAATCCTCAAGAGCCGACTCTGTGCGACGACGTCGACGAGTGCGAGATCGACAACGCGGGATGCTCGCACACCTGCGTGAACCTGGTGGGCGCCTTCAGATGTCAGTGTCCCACGGGACACGTTCTGGAGCGAAACAACAGGACCTGCGTCCTGACGGACGGTTGCCGGCGCGACAACGGGAACTGTTCACATCACTGCCACCAGGTGGACGGTCCCGATGGGATTCCGGGCACACGTTGCACCTGCCCGCTCGGTTTTCGCCTGAGACGCGATCTCCGAACCTGCGAGGATATCAACGAGTGCGAGGAGCTCGAGAACGACGTGGACTCCGGCTGTTCGCACACCTGCGTGAACACCGAGGGCAGCTATCGTTGCGATTGCCCGACTGGCTACGCTCTGTTGCCGGACGACCGGAAGAACTGCGTGGACGTGGACGAGTGCCTGGCCAGCGACCACAATTGCTCTCACGACTGCGTGAACCTGCCGGGCGGCTACGTCTGCTCCTGCCACGAGGGACACTACCTGCATACCGACAACTCTACCTGCCTAGACGCCGACGAGTGTCTCGAGCGGAACGGCGATTGCTCGCATAATTGCACCAACATCATCGGCGGCCACGTCTGCTCCTGCCCAACGGGCTACGAGCTGTCGCAGGACGGAAAGACCTGCGCCGACGTCGACGAGTGCGCGAACGACAACGGCGGCTGCGACCACGAATGCGTCAACACCGCGGGGGCCTTTCGCTGCGAGTGTCCACCGAGTCACGAGTCCTGGCACGGATCCTGTCGGCCGATCGATCCTTGCCGCGATGAAAACGGCGGCTGCGAGCAGATCTGCGCCGTGGTGAACGGTACCGCGTTGTGCTCGTGCGAGAGAGGCTTCCGCAGGGATGAGATCGATGATTCCAGGTGTCGCGATATCGACGAGTGCGAGGCACAACAGCACGGCTGCGATCATATTTGTATCAACAGCCCCGGCTCCTACGAATGTAGATGCAAGGAGGGATTTCGAATGGCAAACTCCACTTGCGTAGGCAAGTAACGTAACCGCTaagtacatttataatacCAGATGTGTCtatcttttatactttttcacGAATATCCTCTCATCcgtaaaaatgcaaaaatgtacCTATTCATGGATCTCTGACGTTGAGATGTTTGAAAGACATTCGGAAGCATCCGGTTTGAGATTTTTAATGCAAGATTTCGGTTTAGCTCATAGTCTTTCggtagaataaatttttttagcatttATATTGACGTATATGCATATGAATATGCGCGAATGAACAAgaatttagaagaaaaaaaatatgtttacttACCTGTCAAAAGTCTTCTAACGGCGCTCGCAACTTTGCTGCCTCAGCCTCACTGCTCGAGGGGTAACTTAAATTTCACGCTTGCTTTTCCTCGCT is a genomic window of Monomorium pharaonis isolate MP-MQ-018 chromosome 7, ASM1337386v2, whole genome shotgun sequence containing:
- the LOC105836570 gene encoding fibrillin-1 isoform X4, which encodes MSGLAVCLILLSTVPGILGDCSEVRPPQWGTVRERVLQDGTLQIVYSCEPGRKLKGHKIATCTADGWDHSVPKCVLHNPLRRFRNDLYLGDQPIVPDNKLQSAKDRFKTLERTDDLKKRRKTKEGKRKKKRKRPAQAKSSSRLPTATRLNETVVSQLDVSCFARKSLGKGLIKAPSIEHARPAKYARRRNVLPPYNRYIVAVYECADGYVFVDSTTDRLFCSNGTWLGRRPKCVRDNQLPRDTVKRCDQGASECEHVCEDTSSGIKCSCFDGFRAKGPSCIDIDECAEGIAKCGDICRNEPGSYSCECRRGFQLGADGRSCQDVNECLPNNGHGPCQGACRNLDGGYECSCADIPGYKLAADNHTCEDIDECALNNADCSHLCLNTPGSVFCLCPDGFYLTNDWKTCQDINECETIPKICAENTVCENTMGSYKCTSKVHPHVVTKILREKDYDDENEDDEDEDNNNDDYGEQITEVPQSPKCENGFKRNENLECVDINECVESESHGCQHECVNELGGYRCGCRPGYELEVDGATCKDVDECEGSPHPCSHICRNTVGAYECECPAGLALTNDSATCVEEAVGNCATLTESCSHACEDTAGGPRCVCPIGYELSDDRATCMDVDECAREAPCSHTCVNLDGGFVCTCPQGLEILEHVSKFNCTDVDECGRDDHGCQHRCANLHGGYECACHPGFALDTDGKSCVDVDECAEGSHECSHECENEGGAYRCGCPGDMSLDDTGRNCVFSDLCKIANCSHVCERIRDTYRCVCREGYALQRDGRTCLDTDECLEDEHDCSHECVNTLGSYRCACPQGMRLLEDGLTCEDPVCPPGLRQDERSQCQDIDECLEDEHDCSHLCQNVYASYRCSCPSGWILEDDGLTCARRDPCANASCSHSCVPVSGTGYRCECPPGYLLDGDTCRDKNECEDGAAHGCSHHCRNHDGSYSCSCPAGLELGEDNRTCVVIQGECAKSQENNNCTCPAGYIYSQEERDCKDVDECQDERKHNCSHGCVNTDGSYYCECPLGWRLREDSKSCQEPPDDPCKDHDCSHTCERDDGRVRCGCPEGYELKDDGKTCWDVDECSEGSHACSHICVNVEGAYRCQCPSGFQLNDDRKTCQDIDECSSEEADCSHGCLNTNGTFNCTCPEGYVLQDDGRTCDDVDECVASNNPCSHSCTNRNGTYECSCPAGYQIAKDGGTCEDINECVHDNGGCSHLCANTEGGVECACPEGYELLRDDGKTCVEIDGCSIDNGGCSHYCHREDGRTFCSCPPGMALSPEDETACAYENDCLQDNGGCSHLCYHEDGNVTCACPPGMILAEDQRLCVQEDGCAIENGGCSHFCHDRDGNVTCSCPAGMLLSRDDDTLCVHENGCLVRNGGCSDTCVFANSSVVCECPDGYRLSPRDNATCVDIDECLELRDNCTHQCSNTPGGYDCTCNAGFSRNPQEPTLCDDVDECEIDNAGCSHTCVNLVGAFRCQCPTGHVLERNNRTCVLTDGCRRDNGNCSHHCHQVDGPDGIPGTRCTCPLGFRLRRDLRTCEDINECEELENDVDSGCSHTCVNTEGSYRCDCPTGYALLPDDRKNCVDVDECLASDHNCSHDCVNLPGGYVCSCHEGHYLHTDNSTCLDADECLERNGDCSHNCTNIIGGHVCSCPTGYELSQDGKTCADVDECANDNGGCDHECVNTAGAFRCECPPSHESWHGSCRPIDPCRDENGGCEQICAVVNGTALCSCERGFRRDEIDDSRCRDIDECEAQQHGCDHICINSPGSYECRCKEGFRMANSTCVDIDECEWRRGRCDQECVNTVGSFVCACRAGYTLTSRTQCQDVNECLSRNGGCTGECINTAGSYYCACSVGSVLAPDQRTCVSPTSRCRAMVPPLHGEIRCPGHPSGASVYPQGAKCHVRCRRGFRLEGPHTRHCTSDGHWNEEEPMCLREVATDPLYSSNTPRPFVSCPQDMDVELPARQNTIRVTFPQPKSNMDWWRYVHASPPWAKQLQADLPAGTTVVTFTAWSPVSNYTSTCRIVIRVRDTENPKVTMCPVSFEVRLSPGERSRLIFWQEPTFTDNVGVEHVYKTRGPGHVMYPGVHNVRYVASDAAGNRAECHFSIHVRESADGRESSEPRFYRRRMLMCPGRPPQPVPGSSYEWQIPSGCYLRYTRIFSGAYQRHQEHRQNGYQEDAEAPYRELSPIRHQTAGRPDVIARTYNPDNYRHPGRQQYRHPLRQAREQQLQQQQQQQRQYRQRATRTDHVVSLPTHYGAGRVETRILPPRHERCT
- the LOC105836570 gene encoding fibrillin-1 isoform X2 is translated as MSGLAVCLILLSTVPGILGDCSEVRPPQWGTVRERVLQDGTLQIVYSCEPGRKLKGHKIATCTADGWDHSVPKCVLHNPLRRFRNDLYLGDQPIVPDNKLQSAKDRFKTLERTDDLKKRRKTKEGKRKKKRKRPAQAKSSSRLPTATRLNETVVSQLDVSCFARKSLGKGLIKAPSIEHARPAKYARRRNVLPPYNRYIVAVYECADGYVFVDSTTDRLFCSNGTWLGRRPKCVRDNQLPRDTVKRCDQGASECEHVCEDTSSGIKCSCFDGFRAKGPSCIDIDECAEGIAKCGDICRNEPGSYSCECRRGFQLGADGRSCQDVNECLPNNGHGPCQGACRNLDGGYECSCADIPGYKLAADNHTCEDIDECALNNADCSHLCLNTPGSVFCLCPDGFYLTNDWKTCQDINECETIPKICAENTVCENTMGSYKCTSKVHPHVVTKILREKDYDDENEDDEDEDNNNDDYGEQITEVPQSPKCENGFKRNENLECVDINECVESESHGCQHECVNELGGYRCGCRPGYELEVDGATCKDVDECEGSPHPCSHICRNTVGAYECECPAGLALTNDSATCVEEAVGNCATLTESCSHACEDTAGGPRCVCPIGYELSDDRATCMDVDECAREAPCSHTCVNLDGGFVCTCPQGLEILEHVSKFNCTDVDECGRDDHGCQHRCANLHGGYECACHPGFALDTDGKSCVDVDECAEGSHECSHECENEGGAYRCGCPGDMSLDDTGRNCVFSDLCKIANCSHVCERIRDTYRCVCREGYALQRDGRTCLDTDECLEDEHDCSHECVNTLGSYRCACPQGMRLLEDGLTCEDPVCPPGLRQDERSQCQDIDECLEDEHDCSHLCQNVYASYRCSCPSGWILEDDGLTCARRDPCANASCSHSCVPVSGTGYRCECPPGYLLDGDTCRDKNECEDGAAHGCSHHCRNHDGSYSCSCPAGLELGEDNRTCVVIQGECAKSQENNNCTCPAGYIYSQEERDCKDVDECQDERKHNCSHGCVNTDGSYYCECPLGWRLREDSKSCQEPPDDPCKDHDCSHTCERDDGRVRCGCPEGYELKDDGKTCWDVDECSEGSHACSHICVNVEGAYRCQCPSGFQLNDDRKTCQDIDECSSEEADCSHGCLNTNGTFNCTCPEGYVLQDDGRTCDDVDECVASNNPCSHSCTNRNGTYECSCPAGYQIAKDGGTCEDINECVHDNGGCSHLCANTEGGVECACPEGYELLRDDGKTCVEIDGCSIDNGGCSHYCHREDGRTFCSCPPGMALSPEDETACAYENDCLQDNGGCSHLCYHEDGNVTCACPPGMILAEDQRLCVQEDGCAIENGGCSHFCHDRDGNVTCSCPAGMLLSRDDDTLCVHENGCLVRNGGCSDTCVFANSSVVCECPDGYRLSPRDNATCVDIDECLELRDNCTHQCSNTPGGYDCTCNAGFSRNPQEPTLCDDVDECEIDNAGCSHTCVNLVGAFRCQCPTGHVLERNNRTCVLTDGCRRDNGNCSHHCHQVDGPDGIPGTRCTCPLGFRLRRDLRTCEDINECEELENDVDSGCSHTCVNTEGSYRCDCPTGYALLPDDRKNCVDVDECLASDHNCSHDCVNLPGGYVCSCHEGHYLHTDNSTCLDADECLERNGDCSHNCTNIIGGHVCSCPTGYELSQDGKTCADVDECANDNGGCDHECVNTAGAFRCECPPSHESWHGSCRPIDPCRDENGGCEQICAVVNGTALCSCERGFRRDEIDDSRCRDIDECEAQQHGCDHICINSPGSYECRCKEGFRMANSTCVDIDECEWRRGRCDQECVNTVGSFVCACRAGYTLTSRTQCQDVNECLSRNGGCTGECINTAGSYYCACSVGSVLAPDQRTCVSPTSRCRAMVPPLHGEIRCPGHPSGASVYPQGAKCHVRCRRGFRLEGPHTRHCTSDGHWNEEEPMCLREVATDPLYSSNTPRPFVSCPQDMDVELPARQNTIRVTFPQPKSNMDWWRYVHASPPWAKQLQADLPAGTTVVTFTAWSPVSNYTSTCRIVIRVRDTENPKVTMCPVSFEVRLSPGERSRLIFWQEPTFTDNVGVEHVYKTRGPGHVMYPGVHNVRYVASDAAGNRAECHFSIHVRESADGRESSEPRFYRRRMLMCPGRPPQPVPGSSYEVSRQEYSRLRARSMRVLPPRQPSNSTLVQWQIPSGCYLRYTRIFSGAYQRHQEHRQNGYQEDAEAPYRELSPIRHQTAGRPDVIARTYNPDNYRHPGRQQYRHPLRQAREQQLQQQQQQQRQYRQRATRTDHVVSLPTHYGAGRVETRILPPRHERCT